The DNA segment tattattattattattattattattattattattatctatctatctatctatttctattacatatatatatcttgaCTACCCTTTTCTcattatcaaataattaatttgtttttctctttcaataatttatttaaatatattatctatttcttttacatatataaatatgtgagttgaattgtgaatttactcATATGTCATTCTCTCATATGTCCTTCTCATATGACcaaatttacaaaaataacttaattataGGATAAAAAATGCagttttctcaaaaataataaGTGTTTAAAATTTACTGTTAAGAGAAAAATAAGCTCTTCAATTTTGTATGtgaaaattttaagttaatatAATTACTCAatctaaaaattaattaatcgaAGATATATTACAATACAAAAGAAGTTAATAGATTAACACAAATGCTTTATAATTAGGGATGACATTTTTAGATaagagaaaaatatatttgaaacaatCTTCATCCGAGAAAAAATATCtgtattatataaattaattatatgtatattaattatatatatacatatatataattagttTTATAGCGTTGAGAATATGTCCACCTTAGTATCCTGATGATCAATCCTTAAATTTAATCTCTTCAATATTTGGCGTGTTACATCTTTTATTTCTTTAGTATTGTTTAAACGAGATTTTTTGTGTTCgggaataaataaatattagcaTTCTAATGGAAGAAGAGTAGCTGGGCCCAAATTATTCAAATGGACAATGTAAACAATCCTACACACCTTTTTCCCACTCTTCACGCACACCTACACGGGGAGAAAAATCTTCCGACCTGTTTATTTGAACCAACATAGACCAGCTCCTGTACAATTTACACTTGTGATTCAAAAAAATGGCCATATATTATGTCCAGAACGAACTATTCTGCACTGCCAAATCATCCCAATTTCTCCTTCTCAAGAACTTGTGGCTTAAGCAGCCCCGACTATTCTATACTCGAGCTGGCCACAACCCCCTCGCCAACTCGATAATGCGATGAACACATAAACAAAGGGTAGCTACGATTGAACACCACACTCAGCCAGTATCATTCTGTCTTTCTACATCCTGCATTTCCAACGGTTCGGGAAAAACATCACTCGATGATCGTTTATGGGAAGACGAATGAGTATTCGCCCCACTTCCACGTGATCCTACTCTCCCGGACTGTCTCAACCCACCGATGATCTCTCTATTTGTTTGGTTCGAAACATTAGAATTCCCGGATGAACTACGACGCCAACTACTAAAGAATGCAGCAGTCCAATTCTGCCTAGATGGGGTTTGTCTCAGGTTCCCGGAGCTAAAACTTTCTTCCCTCACAACTTTGAAAGGGTTTTCCAACGCCTTGAGAACGTGCCTCATCGAGGGACGTCTCGAAGGTTTAGGATTGAGGCACGACTTGGCCACTATCGCGACCGCCCATACCTCTTCAAGAAGATCCTCATCTATGATAAGAGATTGATCAACAATCTTAAGAATCAGTTCTTTGTCATGTTGACTGATATAAGGCAAATTACTCTCCAACCATTGCTTGGCCTCGGAATCGTTTAGACTGCTGAGTCCGAGTCTTCCGGTCACGAGTTCCAGTAGAACTTTTCCAAAACAGTACACATCATAGGCACATGTAATAAATGATGATCCTGGAATATACAAACCCATTACAACTACAGAATGGAAAATACAATCTTGCTGAAAAAAACAAGAGTATTCTTACCAGAAGGTCGTTTATCTGAAGTCCTGCACATTGTCAAGAGAAAGGGTGTTGAGAAAATGAAGGGGATCGGAAAGAAGAGTACTATGTAACACAGTTTCACCAAGATAAGAAGGCAAAAGgatgaagtttttaaaaaataacttactGTGGTGTTTGAAGCAACCTTGAGATCAAATTTGGTGGACTAGCTACTCCTTGAGCACTAACTTCACTCAAACTTCCAAGCCGCACCTCGTATTTGTCATCGAGTAGGATACTAGTAGTTCGAATATCTCTTcataaaccaagaacacataagTCAATAACTGTTCCGTGAACGTAGCCCAGTAAACAACAGACTGTATATTTTACGCGCAAAACGGATTTCAGACCTATTTTTGTAGTTCTGACTAATCAAATTTCAAGATTCAAAATGAATTTCAGTTAGCTACTCATGTGTACGCTGAGAAAACATAGTGGTTTTCAAAGTTTTTCATACCTATGGATAATAGGAGGAATGCATTCATGATGTAAGTAAGATAGAGCCTCAGCAGCTCCTATAGCGATTTTCCATCTCGTAATCCAGTCCAAAGACCGTACCTCTTCTACCTCTTCTTCTGTACGTATTAACTTGAAAAAGGAATTGGACAAATCCTCATTTGGCATATATTTGTAAACCAAGATCTTCTCGTGTTCGTCCTCTAAGCAGTGTCCCATGAGTGGAACCAACCTCCTATGTGTCACTTTACCGAATAAATCCAATTCTGACATGAATGATTCTTTCCTGAAGGAACGTAAATCTACTTTCTTGATAACTACATGCTGCTCATCCTCAAGTTTTCCACTAAATAAGTGTCCCGAGTGACCTCGTTTGATGAGATTCTCGTTACTGAAATTACACGTAGCTTGTACCATCTGCTCATATGTAAATGATTCTCCCAGGTTAGACAAATCGATGGCGGTATCAGGGGGTGGCTCATTACCTTTGCCTATAACATGCTCAACACTTCTACTCTTTGTTACCAGATTTTTACTTCTAGCATTGCGTATCCTCAGACCCAACAACAgtccaaatattaaaaatataacaaaGCCAAGCCCACCAAAAACGCCTACCATTATATATATCAGTCCTCTTTTTCTCTTGTGCTGATCTTTCTTTGGACGTCCAACAGGCTCTGCATTATCTTTAAACACTAGTCCTTGTTCTGCATAAAAGTCTGCACAAGTCTCTGTATTTCTTTGATCCACTACGTTAGAAAAGCAATTGTTGGAAAGTAGAATAATACTGCTCATAGTTGCATTGGGAGCTAATCCTTCAAAATAGTTGTTGGACACGTCAAGGATGCCAAGTTTTTCAATCCCAAAAGTCAAATTTCCATAAAAACGATTTTTGGAAATGTTGAAGACTGCACCATTAACATTGAACGAAGCATTAAAGATCGGAAAAAAACCGGTAAAGTTATTCCCGGATATGTCTAGGCGCTTCAATTGGGGCATTCCCCCCAAAGAATCTGGAAATTTGCCATCAAAATAGTTGCTACCGAGAGATAAATATTCCAACTTAGTGAGATTCTGAAACAAGCAATCTGACAGTGAACCTTGTAGTGCATTGTTTCCTATCAACAttttcctcaagtttcttaATCTTCCTAATTCATTCGGCAGCGATCCCATCAAAGAATTGTACTCAAGATCAAGTTCTATAAGTTGAGAGAGGTTCCCAAGTTGATTAGGAATGAAAGAACTTAGGCTATTGTTGCTCAAATTTAACATCTTGAGACTTGAAAATGAACCAAAATCAATAGGAATTGATCCTGATAGGAAATTTGAAGAAAGGTCAAGATTACTGAGATTTGCCAATGCTGAAATCTCACTAGGAATACTCCCTGTCAATAAGTTCTGGGAAAGATCAAGAACAGATAACGAAAACAGCTTCCCCAATGCAGATGGAAATATTCCAGTAATCGAATTATCCGATAAATACAAGGAATTAAGCTTACTTAAGCTTCCAATTGATGGTGGAATCGAACCGTAAATTGAACTTGACCTAAGATCAAGGACTTCAAGATTAGGCAACCTTTGGCCCAGCCACTCTGGTATTGGTCCCGGAAGCAAAAACCCCGACGAATTAAATGAAGATAGCATCTTAAAATTCGGTAATGAATCAACAGCAAACCTAGGATAGAGTTTTCCACTCCGGGTTCTCCTTAATCCGGACAAGTTTATCCCGGTTACCCGGCCATTTTCACACGCTATTCCAGTCCAATTCAGACATGGATTCAATTTCTTGTGCCAATTTTTAGCACTGATTCCCAGTGATGACCGAAGCTCCAACAGTGCCCGCCACTCTGAATCATCACTCAGTGACTGAACCACTAACGAATTAAGAAAGAGCAAGAAAATTACAACCAAAATCTTGAAATGGGCATCCATGATTTCTACCCAAGACCTCAACTTTGTCCCTGAACTGCTCTGATCTTCATCGTACGAGCCCTCCGACTATTCTCTCTCTGcaaaaacgagaaaaaaaaaaagtaaatatgGAAGAAGGGAAAAACCAAAAAAGAAGGTATTCGATATGAAAACAACCACACAATCGTGAACGCTAGTAAAACGGGAGCACTTATACGCACAGCTATATGATCACGGGTTTCGGTTCTTCATTTCAACACAATCACTTAAAAATGTTTGCGCGTGAATTGGGAAGGTGTAAATACGTGTCTGTGCGTGGGAAAATTAATTCATTTATACATTGAACTCTTCTACGGACACAACCGTGCGTACATATTTGATGTTGTTTTCATGGCGGGAGCCAATTAACGAATGTGGCGTCTGGGTTGACTTGGCGGCGCTCAGCCTATGGCCGGTGGCGCTGGTGAGATGTGGCGGCAGATTTTCAAGTAATGAAATGGGAAAATAGCATTATCTCTCAAAATGAAGTTTATTTATGGCGGCAATATGTGATTAGTTATGAGTTCCGGTTTAATAAGGACAATGACTTGAGTTAAAAACATAAATCTTACTTTGTAATTAAATAATCACAACAAAGTAAGTCCATCTTTGTATACGAGTTACTAAGATTAGTCGATTCGATCTTATATATTATTAacgtaaaaaataatatttttttataaatgagATTGAATATAAGATTAGTCTCACAAAATTAACGCGTTAAACATAAATTGTGTATATATGAGACAAAATCTCTCTATATAATGCTTGTGTATAAATTAAAAGTTTTTGACATTAactgatatttttatattttcagatatcacgccaaaataaaaaaattataatatagttttttataacattattttatgatatgaaaattgaattaaaaaatataaataaaatgaatattttattgagatATAAtagttatattcaatcaaaactcgtattaaataatttttatgatatttttttaataaatgaaaatgatatatttttgtaattttataagagtatttgatttattataaatacaatATGACTTCAAATTAGTTATACTAACTTCTACATCCCTCATGTAATATAAATAGTGTaagtgtatataatatatatatatatatataaaagcaaTTTAATGAATGTATAAACTTTATAAATGAATAACGGACCACTTTATAAAAATGAGAACAATAAACTCATGCAAACTGTACCATGTAAATATGTAATTGAAAAGTAGCATGTATAATCTTGCAAGGTAAATGAGAGATTAGGtcgaaaataataatttttctcaaaaatgtatatatatatatatatatatatatattatacagaGAAAAAATGAACATCTTTTCAATCAAGATGTTCAAATGACCCGCATGATTGGAATTGGAACAACACTGCAAACTAGGAATAAAGTAAGTCCAAGTCTGCTCTCTTACCAATCTCAACTAATCtaattcttttttaaaaaataataataataaaacatgttttcaattttcatttttttcaaagtACATTTTTTCACAATTTTAAAGAATATAATTATGagtttttctttacaaaatttttaaaaacactattttttaaaaaacttttacAAACCTTTATCTCTATCGACCTAATTCATAGATAAACTTCACAATTTTTttggcaaaaaaaaaattattattacaaaAGTAAATTAAGAACGATTGATTTTGATTATAAAAGTACTATTTAAGAGCCTAGCCAATGTTTCAACGCGTTATTAAAGATCCACTTGGAAAAGTTTGTCTCCTTGGTCCTTATTATCATTTCTTTCTTTTTGACAATTATTATGTGGTAGCCCTAATTTTGTCCTCGAGTAATCGACATCGAGTACACGTGCGTATATGATTAAATCGAGatgattttcttttattattctGTTGGAACAATATAGGAGTTAAAAAATCTGGTGACTAAAATATATAGTTTGGGAAACTATATAATGAaatctttctttttttaaaaaaaagaaagaaactaTATAATAATAATCTTTAATTGATATGTCAATATAATTATGAAGTAACTTAATACGTCAAGATGTAAAATTGACGTGACAAGCATTCTCACATGATTTTTAAGCTTA comes from the Henckelia pumila isolate YLH828 chromosome 1, ASM3356847v2, whole genome shotgun sequence genome and includes:
- the LOC140890091 gene encoding probable LRR receptor-like serine/threonine-protein kinase At2g16250, whose amino-acid sequence is MDAHFKILVVIFLLFLNSLVVQSLSDDSEWRALLELRSSLGISAKNWHKKLNPCLNWTGIACENGRVTGINLSGLRRTRSGKLYPRFAVDSLPNFKMLSSFNSSGFLLPGPIPEWLGQRLPNLEVLDLRSSSIYGSIPPSIGSLSKLNSLYLSDNSITGIFPSALGKLFSLSVLDLSQNLLTGSIPSEISALANLSNLDLSSNFLSGSIPIDFGSFSSLKMLNLSNNSLSSFIPNQLGNLSQLIELDLEYNSLMGSLPNELGRLRNLRKMLIGNNALQGSLSDCLFQNLTKLEYLSLGSNYFDGKFPDSLGGMPQLKRLDISGNNFTGFFPIFNASFNVNGAVFNISKNRFYGNLTFGIEKLGILDVSNNYFEGLAPNATMSSIILLSNNCFSNVVDQRNTETCADFYAEQGLVFKDNAEPVGRPKKDQHKRKRGLIYIMVGVFGGLGFVIFLIFGLLLGLRIRNARSKNLVTKSRSVEHVIGKGNEPPPDTAIDLSNLGESFTYEQMVQATCNFSNENLIKRGHSGHLFSGKLEDEQHVVIKKVDLRSFRKESFMSELDLFGKVTHRRLVPLMGHCLEDEHEKILVYKYMPNEDLSNSFFKLIRTEEEVEEVRSLDWITRWKIAIGAAEALSYLHHECIPPIIHRDIRTTSILLDDKYEVRLGSLSEVSAQGVASPPNLISRLLQTPQTSDKRPSGSSFITCAYDVYCFGKVLLELVTGRLGLSSLNDSEAKQWLESNLPYISQHDKELILKIVDQSLIIDEDLLEEVWAVAIVAKSCLNPKPSRRPSMRHVLKALENPFKVVREESFSSGNLRQTPSRQNWTAAFFSSWRRSSSGNSNVSNQTNREIIGGLRQSGRVGSRGSGANTHSSSHKRSSSDVFPEPLEMQDVERQNDTG